The following nucleotide sequence is from Citrus sinensis cultivar Valencia sweet orange chromosome 6, DVS_A1.0, whole genome shotgun sequence.
GAAGATGGGCATCAGAAATAGTTTGTGAAATCcttcatcaataaaattaatcagtCTAACAGAAGTTCTCATAATCATATAATCAAAATTCCCAGGGCAGTATAAATACTTTACCAAGAATCAGCATAAATATGAACTGAAGCAAAGTCAACACCAAGAGTCTGATGGTTCCTTATAAAATCAGTTCCAACTTGTGTAGCGTACgaatttggattgaatttagCTCTGTCAGGGGCTGAGGGCCCATAAAATCCTTCCAATCCAATCTCCACCAAGTGCTTTGCATCAATGCTTTTCACATAAACTGCCATTTCTTGTATCCATGACTGTGAAAGAAAGTTATTCAACTACTTCAGAATATGAAAGTGATTTGCTACCAACTACCACAATAGGATATGTAGATAACTAGATATGCATATACagcaaacataaaatattacgCCATCattgaaagaaagagaagaaaaataccTGCAGAGTATCACCAGAAGGATCTGAGGTGCATCGAGGCTCATTCATCAGCTCCCAAGCAAAAATTGTGGGGTCATTCTTGTAAGTTAGGTTTGTGAAAGTGTTGACTCTATTGAGCACAGTCTACATTCCAAAATATCAAAGAGATTAACACACTTAGTTTTgcaactaatatatttttgacatCAATGGCAATTTTTGTGGAATTCTAGTGGCCTATATATATAGTTGACAAACAGACAATCTCAATTGCCAAGTTCAATTTCTACTGCAACATATAAAAGATGGTTACCTTGACATGGGCCTTGTAGTAGCTCTTGAGAGTTGTATGAGAGAAAAACTCATCGTCTGAAGTCAAATTAAGGCCAGCAGCTTTTCCCCATTTAACATATTGTGCCTTGCCACCGTATGCATCCCAGTTGTTCGTTATTGACAGTATGAGCCTGATCTTATACTTCTTTGCTTCACTTATCACAAAATCCAGGGCCTGGAATTTGAGAAGCaatgatgaaaataaagagCATCTAAAGTCTTGCTTTATAGAAATGGAGAGAATTcataacaagaagaaaaattgcCTAAAGAATGCAGAATCAACTTTGGGAAAAGACTACTTTTTCTCCCATAACGTTTAGCGGAAAGGAATAAACTTGGAAGCATGAGAATTGAGAAGCAAGAGTACCTTAAAAACTTCTTCATCATAAACCGATGGAGATGTCTGAAGGGCTCGCCACTGGCCATCGTTAAATGCCCAAGTTCTACAAACTGTTAGACCAGCTGAAGAAGCTTGGTGAAAAAGCTCACTGACTTTTCCTCTTGTAGATTGATCCGCAGCAAATACCATCAACCAGTAAGTATTGAACCCATTAACATAGAAGGGCTGGTCATTAACCACAAATTGGTTCCCTTGCTTCTGCACCATTTGCCAGTCATCATCTTCCCTAACTTGCAAGTCATAAATCCTGCACATTGGAACAAAATAACTCAACCTTACAACCACATAGAAAATATGATCACCACAGCATATGGCAAATATAATGATCTCCAATGAGATTACCCATGATGTGTGCTAGCATGTGACAAATGATTCTCTATTTCCTCCACTGTTGACTCAAATCCCCAATCACCATTGACTCCAAAGACTGTCCAACTTGAGTTTTCAATCAAAATCGTGAAGATAACCAATGAGAAAAAGGACTTAGACCCAAGTGTTATCTTGTGATAATCCATGGTATTAAACAACTAAGCCGCATTTTTCGAACTTCCAAGGACCACATATTTATATGTTCCCATCAAATGGTTCTTGTTTCTAAGGAACCAAATTGTGATATACAAGAAGAGTATAGAAGAGAAGATAAACACTTTACCTTTGAAGCGAAGGAAATTCCCTTCTTTCCTCGGCCATTATCTTCACTTTCTCTTGCAGATACAGATAGGTATAGAGAGATACGGAAGTTTGGTGTAATAAAGATTGTGACACACACTCTAAGCTAAGTCGCGAACTTACTCAATTCACTTCCAAGAATAAACGATGGGACCCAAAAGACAAAACATCTGTTATCGTTCGGATGTCACGATCTTTCTTCTTGGAGAAACATGATCGATTCTATAATAGGCTAAAAGGAAACTGTTCCTTTTCACATATATGATTAACCCATTTCGGAATCAATCGTTACCTGAGACAGAAAGAAGGTAAATTGAAGCTGGAACGAGAAAGATACGTAAAAAAGTTTCAGTGGAAGCTGGATTGAGACTTCGTGTCGGTTCTGCCGGTGATTGATTTTACCCAGGTATGGCATGCGATCGGAGTTATtttaagtgatttttttttttcaatgaattTCAGTAAACTCTTCATGTGATATATATTACACCAATTGCTATTGAAATGTTTCTATGCTGAGCTATTGCTTAGATTTACGTTTATTCTATTGAAAAAGATGGCGCTATTTAGTTCGATGTATAGAATCATAGGAGTGTAGTGTCACTGCTCGTAGGTTTGAGGAAGGTtgtaacaaatttttatcaattccTATGTGGCAACAGGTGCGTCAAGCAATCTTGATAATCTTCTGTAGTATTGGAGATACTAAACAAAAGCAGCTTAAGCCATGAAACCTGGCTAATCTAAGATACAATCTAGGCTAGCAAGATAAAACTCTATAAAACAAACCATGAAGCCCAGGGCCAAAATGAAGATTCTGTCACAAAAACACAGAATTTGAACAATATAGCTCTATACAAGCCACGAAGGAAAAGAGCTGTAGATATGGTTCATGCCCCTGTATTTCGACGCCCAAACCTCGCAACAAAACCAGCCTTGATAGGAACTACAAATTGGCCAGACCCACAcaacaaaaaaacaagaatcaaACTTATGTATTGTTAATATGAGTTTGAACTagtagtaataaataaatacggTACCGATATTATTAATACCTGCTCACATATGAGAAAGAAGAGATGATTCCCATTTGTAAGTATAGTATCTGGACTTTTGCAGCAACCACATATGACAAATTTATCTGCAACCACTAACATAGAATAGTGAATCATCAGAAAAATAGGCATTAACAGAAAGGGGTGCCACTAACATGGTTGCAGATCAACTACTGCTATAATATGTCAAAAAGTTAAATACACGAACTTACTTGTTATCTACGTAGAATCCCTTCAATGTATTTAGAAGCAAATCTACCCTTCACAACCAAATGCTGCTGTACATCAAGAGATCCACTTGTCTCCATTTCAGATAGTAAAAATGTCACCACATTCTCTGGCTGCCTGTGCATCctgaaaatgaattaaatatttacaatatgaagagaaataacaaattatcaaTGGAGGTGGCAGTTGATGATAAGAAACATATTAAGTAAACACTTCCAATAAGATATGAAAATTAGAGAACAACTGATTTCTGAGGAAAGAACGTATAATAAACACTTCCAAACTCATCATATGTTATGCAGAGATCCATGAAATTCACAAAAGCAGTCTTCCTTGTGCCCTCTCTAAGAACTtgggatttttattttttttttggggaggGCGGGGCTCATGGCAGTCCTTTGCTTATCTCTGGAAAGCTTGGGGTTATTCTCAAAAAGACTACTGAACAATCTATTTAGAAGCTGCACTTTCACAATAGGCATAGACAATATACAAGAGCACAATTCATTGCAGTAAAATCTCACTCACAACAATGCAGGGCATATAACatttaagaaatgaaaaataggtATATGATAAGTCACGATATAAACACCTATTAAAGTTTACTCAACACATGGAGAATACAACAAAACCATATGTATTGAATTATTGAATGAATCCTCAGACTGCAAGAACACGAAATATTTACCTCTTCAAAATTATAGTCTCAGTCAGATCCTTCCCAAGGATATCACAAGACTGTCTCTCCCCCTCCTTCCTTGCCTACATCACTCCAGAAGATGACATAAATATCATCTTAATTGATCTGTCGTAAGGTTTTAAGGATTCTGAGCTATATTCCTTTACCCAAGATTAATAACTTTACAATAGACAATAAGCACTACCGTCAGATATGTTGTTTAAGCACATGAAGAATGGGCCCCATAATGGGCTTAACTTACATTTTATGTAAGTAACATTCCGAGAAGTTGGATTCCTTAATTTGCAGATCCAACGGGTGTGGTGAAACATAACCTAAAATTAGGTTTAGGTAGTGGTtggaaattcatttttaaaaacaaaagaatggaTACTTGCTAAAACGGTTGTCGAAAAAAGCAAGCTAAGGGATTAGTCGGAAAAGACAATTTTAGATGGAAATGATAAGTGATGAGTGGTCGCTGGAAAATCCAGAAAATTGAAGACAGAAAGTACAGTAATTAGGTTTTGAAAGTGGAAAGCAACAGAAGCAGCAAATGAGATAACCAAATtcctatttcattttttcctaTCAAAAATTAgggaaaccaaaaaaattgcaGCCCCATAAAATCGAAGCTACAGGCGCTGGAATGTGGCAGAAATTACGAATTACACAGTGTAGTCCAAGAAGATATTAAAGGaagtataatatttttaagtctTATTTTCGCATTTCATACTTATAtaacatttgaaataattattaaagcatcTACTCCTTAATTCAATCGAATCGCACCTAAAAACtattacaatatatatatattttgttgataaatttcAAGTTACACTAACACATAcatttatagttttataacACTTctaattaaccaaaaaaattgcttAAATTAACAGACATAACATAAGAAGCTCcatgttttatttacatatcgggtaaaacataacaaagctttatatacatatacaagTGCTACAATATACAcacataaacataaaaacatcATTTCCCATGCTGCCTTCTTCCATTCTGTGCATCCAGttctgcaattttttttctctttgaatAAATAGTTGCCAACTTTGACTCCTGAGGCTGGGATGCAACCCACAAACTTCCTAATTGTTACACTGACACATCTACATTTGACATTAACCAAAAGTTCCGTCAAATTACATATCAACCaagataataacaaaaaaatttcacgAAATATGCAATGGCCAACGTCATTGTTGGAGTTTTTTTCTCACCTTCTCCAATTTTGCATTTGTTCCAAGATGCACCTCTTATTTCATTCTTAGGTGTCATAAATGGTGATGGATCATGTAACTTCGGAGCAAAACTAACTAAAGTATCGAAAGATTATTGGCGCTCTGTCAGCACCGCACCCACTCTTGCTTCTTATTGCATCCCTAatctaaataaacaaaatattctgAAGCTCCATTTCTGTAAATGCTAATAACAAagtcaaaatttaaacttttccCTTAATTTAGCAAGGACATCAAGGTTTCAATTtgttaactaattaatatattctaGTTTTGAATTACAGATATTGCAGGCATTGCATTGAATTGTACGAACTGTACAAATACAATTACAAAGAATGGCACCGcgaataaaaggaaaatattgtACAGAATAGAATATATTCTATATAACTCCTATATATTCATCGTACTCTGCTAAAACAGAGAGAAcataataaaaggaaaggagaaaattattaattttacagaacccaaaagaagaaaaaatattgttatggaaaaatgaaattaagaaGGTAATTTAGCTTCTTTCCTTCATTCTTAGAGAACTACAACGTAACATGATTCATGGTGGCTCTGAAAAACAACTCAAAACAGAGATACTAAACAAACCAAAGTACAGATGCACAGCAACAGAAGCTAGCAGCGGCATACAACCctcatttatattaataaataaaccaaaCTACAAATACTGAGCATAATAATCCAGCAGCAGCAGAAGAATCAATCACCAGCATACAAACCTCACATATATTCATCATATTAACCAAATATATGCCCTTGTTGGCTCTGAATAACAACTCAAAACAGAGATACTAAACAAACCAAAGTACAGATGCACAGCAACAGAAGCTAGCAGCGGCATACAACCctcatttatattaataaataaaccaaaCTACAAATACTCAGCAGAAGAATCAATCACCAGCATACAAACCTCACATATATTCATCATATTAACCAAATATATTCATCAATTTTAGCCAAATATTTCTAGGCTAACGCTATTCAGACATTTCATCGAACACTTGATGAATATGGTCCATTTAAGACTTTCAAGCAGGATAAATTAATCGCTGATATTACAAGTTCATTATTCCAACGGAAAAAAATAAcgaaatatattataaatttttcaaacactcTCTAACCTGTGAAACTGCAGCTCCCCGTCATTTTTCCATGTACTAGTAACGGATAGAACTCtgaaaccattttttttccccctcgaTTTTCAGCCTTTGTTCAATACAATCAAATATAAAGCTATATGAAATTTTCGCATATTTAGTTGCAGCAGCGAGCTGTTGCTTCTTCAATAATCCTCTTTCAAAAGTCgcgtaaatttttttctctttccaatttttcctttcttttcaaaattttcagtgATTACCGCCTTACCTTCAACCGGCTGTAATGATAAACGCATGGGATTGACTTTACCATTGACCCATTTTGCAACTGGTTTCCATCCGGTTTCAACAAGTTTTTATTACCCCCCCCCCAAATTAACACATGTTGCacttacatcaattaaatagTCATATCAGTTATGTTTCTTACATAAAATGTATCGTAAGCTTACCCCTGAAACTGAGCAGCGTTTGGAAATTGGTCTTGCGCGACACTTGTcagtttttttcatttttttatagcTTTTCGTTACATTTCTGACAATTAAAAACTTATAGTGCCCCTAACCAACTGGGCCTTGGCCCAGTAGATAGGATCCCGCACTCACAATTGTGAACGCAGCGGTTCGAGTCCCCACGATGCATATagggatttatttatttttttaattattaagtgaAGACAGTCTTTTTCCGTTcaaaatgtgagtggagtagatACTCCTTGAATATTAGAGAGgataaaatttggaaaatgttatataagaattaatataaattaggCTCAATAAttgtctgattgtaaatatcaattgtaaatctcatataatatgagttgtaatctgagcattaatctcatgtaattcaaaaaaaaaaattgtagtgcTCCTCAAAACGAGAAACTAGGATGGCAAAAAAGTTTGATCCGAATTTTAACTTGATTGATTTGTCTCGAAATTTAATGATCAGAATTCGGTTTCgagcttaaaaataaaaacccaattATATTTGGGTCAGGGTTCGAGCTTTATATGGCCTGATCTGatttgttaacaaaaaaatttcacacGCACACGTTGTTtgcgcacacacaaacacaaaacacacacactcacGTCACACGATCACACACGAACACACACATTTCCCATTCTAAACCCTAACGCAAGAGAAGCAATCACTGCCACACTCACGCCACCAACTTGCGACCAATTTGAGCGCAGCCGTGACTCACGCCACCAACACACTACAGCCGCACTCTATCACCAGCATCGCttgtgattttattatttaattaggggagttgaattaaaaaaattggttgGGCTCGAACAAAGCCTGAGCATGACCTTGACCCGATCGAGTTGGGCCATAATGTGAAACTGATTTTAGCCTTGGGCCTTTGTTGGTGTGATTGGGTCGGGCTCGGATTTGGTCAAGCCGGAGCCTGACctaataattaaacaaccCTAACGAGAAAAAAAGTgacaaattctttatttttttgaatatgATAAATAATATGAGAGGCCATGTGTCATTCATTGAATAGACTCAATGAAGATAgtataataaattcattttgtgAATTTCATCGCTCACTTGATGGAAGATGGATACATCACCAGTTTTTACTAATTGACGAACATAAacgaaataatttattattttaaagttgtaacaaaaaaaaaagacggTCATTCAATTTTTTCGATTCCACTGATGgacattttctctctcttaaaAGTCTCCAAAAATTGACGTCGTGGATGGCTTGGGGTGGGGTAAGGAGTTTGATTCT
It contains:
- the LOC102609875 gene encoding mannan endo-1,4-beta-mannosidase 6 isoform X1, coding for MDYHKITLGSKSFFSLVIFTILIENSSWTVFGVNGDWGFESTVEEIENHLSHASTHHGIYDLQVREDDDWQMVQKQGNQFVVNDQPFYVNGFNTYWLMVFAADQSTRGKVSELFHQASSAGLTVCRTWAFNDGQWRALQTSPSVYDEEVFKALDFVISEAKKYKIRLILSITNNWDAYGGKAQYVKWGKAAGLNLTSDDEFFSHTTLKSYYKAHVKTVLNRVNTFTNLTYKNDPTIFAWELMNEPRCTSDPSGDTLQSWIQEMAVYVKSIDAKHLVEIGLEGFYGPSAPDRAKFNPNSYATQVGTDFIRNHQTLGVDFASVHIYADSWISQTISDAHLQFTKSWMEAHIEDAEKYLRMPVLFTEFGVSAKDTGYNTSFRDTLISSVYKTLLNSTKKGGSGAGSLLWQLFPDGTDYMNDGYAIVLSKSPSTSNIISLHSTRIATFNSLCSTKCKWGCKKKTPLEEFLYHDDL
- the LOC102609875 gene encoding mannan endo-1,4-beta-mannosidase 6 isoform X3, translating into MAEERREFPSLQRIYDLQVREDDDWQMVQKQGNQFVVNDQPFYVNGFNTYWLMVFAADQSTRGKVSELFHQASSAGLTVCRTWAFNDGQWRALQTSPSVYDEEVFKALDFVISEAKKYKIRLILSITNNWDAYGGKAQYVKWGKAAGLNLTSDDEFFSHTTLKSYYKAHVKTVLNRVNTFTNLTYKNDPTIFAWELMNEPRCTSDPSGDTLQSWIQEMAVYVKSIDAKHLVEIGLEGFYGPSAPDRAKFNPNSYATQVGTDFIRNHQTLGVDFASVHIYADSWISQTISDAHLQFTKSWMEAHIEDAEKYLRMPVLFTEFGVSAKDTGYNTSFRDTLISSVYKTLLNSTKKGGSGAGSLLWQLFPDGTDYMNDGYAIVLSKSPSTSNIISLHSTRIATFNSLCSTKCKWGCKKKTPLEEFLYHDDL
- the LOC102609875 gene encoding mannan endo-1,4-beta-mannosidase 6 isoform X2, with the translated sequence MAEERREFPSLQSWTVFGVNGDWGFESTVEEIENHLSHASTHHGIYDLQVREDDDWQMVQKQGNQFVVNDQPFYVNGFNTYWLMVFAADQSTRGKVSELFHQASSAGLTVCRTWAFNDGQWRALQTSPSVYDEEVFKALDFVISEAKKYKIRLILSITNNWDAYGGKAQYVKWGKAAGLNLTSDDEFFSHTTLKSYYKAHVKTVLNRVNTFTNLTYKNDPTIFAWELMNEPRCTSDPSGDTLQSWIQEMAVYVKSIDAKHLVEIGLEGFYGPSAPDRAKFNPNSYATQVGTDFIRNHQTLGVDFASVHIYADSWISQTISDAHLQFTKSWMEAHIEDAEKYLRMPVLFTEFGVSAKDTGYNTSFRDTLISSVYKTLLNSTKKGGSGAGSLLWQLFPDGTDYMNDGYAIVLSKSPSTSNIISLHSTRIATFNSLCSTKCKWGCKKKTPLEEFLYHDDL
- the LOC102609875 gene encoding mannan endo-1,4-beta-mannosidase 6 isoform X4, encoding MVQKQGNQFVVNDQPFYVNGFNTYWLMVFAADQSTRGKVSELFHQASSAGLTVCRTWAFNDGQWRALQTSPSVYDEEVFKALDFVISEAKKYKIRLILSITNNWDAYGGKAQYVKWGKAAGLNLTSDDEFFSHTTLKSYYKAHVKTVLNRVNTFTNLTYKNDPTIFAWELMNEPRCTSDPSGDTLQSWIQEMAVYVKSIDAKHLVEIGLEGFYGPSAPDRAKFNPNSYATQVGTDFIRNHQTLGVDFASVHIYADSWISQTISDAHLQFTKSWMEAHIEDAEKYLRMPVLFTEFGVSAKDTGYNTSFRDTLISSVYKTLLNSTKKGGSGAGSLLWQLFPDGTDYMNDGYAIVLSKSPSTSNIISLHSTRIATFNSLCSTKCKWGCKKKTPLEEFLYHDDL